The Lynx canadensis isolate LIC74 chromosome D1, mLynCan4.pri.v2, whole genome shotgun sequence genome has a segment encoding these proteins:
- the LOC115526318 gene encoding LOW QUALITY PROTEIN: olfactory receptor 10T2-like (The sequence of the model RefSeq protein was modified relative to this genomic sequence to represent the inferred CDS: inserted 1 base in 1 codon) — protein sequence MDNHTTASTFLLWGFSSFPDLQGLLFVMIFFSHVTILAANVCIMVAIKLSHNLHTPMYFFLCGLSFSETCTTMAIIPRMLVDLLSDSKAISLPECATQMFFFFGLGANNCFIMAAMSYDRYTAIHSPLRYKVLMTHKICFHFMMASWMAGFLVSLCIVITVFNLSFCDSNIIEHYFCDISPVVCLACDYTAHHEMXLFVLSAFVLVGSFVFIMMSYVFIVSRVVKMPSAKGKYKAFSTCSSHLTVVCIHYGFAGFVYLRPKDRDSFREDMLMAVTYTVLTPLLNPIVYSLRNKDMQTALRKVLGKTNRFIPQMGNRRTPDIKNVQTVDK from the exons ATGGACAATCATACCACAGCGAGCACATTCCTTCTGTGGGGGTTTTCCAGTTTCCCAGACTTGCAGGGTCTCCTCTTTGTGATGATTTTCTTCTCCCATGTGACCATCCTAGCTGCAAATGTGTGCATAATGGTGGCCATCAAGCTGAGTCACAACCTTCACACCcccatgtattttttcctctgtggCCTGTCCTTTTCAGAAACTTGTACCACTATGGCAATCATCCCCCGCATGCTAGTGGACTTGCTGTCAGATAGCAAGGCCATCTCTCTTCCTGAGTGTGCCACacagatgtttttcttctttggcttgGGAGCCAATAACTGCTTCATCATGGCTGCCATGTCTTACGACCGTTACACTGCCATTCACAGCCCACTGCGCTATAAGGTCTTGATGACCCATAAGATCTGCTTTCACTTCATGATGGCCTCTTGGATGGCTGGGTTCCTGGTTTCTCTGTGCATCGTCATCACTGTATTCAACTTGTCTTTCTGCGACTCCAACATCATCGAGCACTACTTCTGTGACATCTCACCTGTGGTCTGCCTTGCCTGTGATTACACCGCCCATCACGAAA GCCTTTTTGTGCTCTCTGCCTTCGTGTTGGTGGGCAGCTTTGTTTTCATTATGATGTCCTATGTCTTCATTGTGTCCAGAGTTGTGAAGATGCCTTCTGCCAAGGGGAAGTATAAGGCCTTCTCCACTTGCTCCTCCCACCTCACTGTGGTGTGCATACACTATGGATTTGCTGGCTTTGTCTACTTGAGGCCCAAGGACAGGGACTCATTCCGTGAAGACATGCTGATGGCGGTCACATACACAGTGCTGACACCTCTGCTTAACCCCATCGTTTACAGTCTCAGAAACAAAGACATGCAGACAGCCCTAAGGAAGGTATTAGGCAAGACAAATAGGTTCATCCCTCAGATGGGGAATAGAAGAACACCGGACATTAAAAATGTACAGACTGTTgataaataa